A genomic region of Brevibacillus sp. JNUCC-41 contains the following coding sequences:
- a CDS encoding DUF2639 domain-containing protein, which translates to MAYEYSKGWFIQQLKAAGISYHPIEKKKLELYKTYILRRLYDDLQKK; encoded by the coding sequence ATGGCTTATGAATATTCCAAAGGGTGGTTCATTCAGCAGCTGAAAGCAGCAGGGATTAGCTATCATCCAATTGAGAAAAAAAAGCTGGAACTGTATAAAACCTATATTTTAAGGCGTCTATACGACGATCTGCAAAAAAAATAA
- a CDS encoding IS1182 family transposase produces the protein MLSKHDSIQRDQLEMITLDQLVPPNHLVRKIEAAIDFTFIYDLVNDMYSEIGRPSIDPVILVKLTFIQYTFGIRSMRKTIEEVETNMAYRWFLGYGFHEKVPHFSTFGKNYERRFKDTDLFEQIFYRILMTAANKKLISAEHVFVDSTHVKASANKRNFEKKIVRKETRAYQGRLQEEINQDRENHGKKPFPPDKFDKEETKEIKESTTDSESGYYVKDERTKQFAYSFHAAADRNGFVLGTIVTPGNIHDSQILEPLVEQVIEKVGKPEAVAADAAYKTPAVTSYLFNKEIIPALPYTRPRTKEGFFRKQDYVYDEHFDCYLCPSGELLKYSTTNKEGYREYKSPKHICATCSFLSRCTESKDCQKVVTRHIWQTHVEEADHLRHHQDVKPIYAKRKETIERVFADAKEKHGMRWTTLRGLKKLSMQAMLTFAAINLKKMANWTWRGPKMA, from the coding sequence ATGCTTTCTAAACATGATTCTATTCAGCGAGATCAACTTGAAATGATTACTTTAGATCAACTGGTGCCACCGAACCATTTGGTTCGTAAAATAGAGGCTGCCATTGACTTCACTTTCATTTATGACTTGGTGAATGATATGTATTCAGAGATAGGACGCCCAAGTATTGATCCCGTTATTTTAGTTAAACTGACTTTCATTCAATATACCTTCGGTATTCGTTCCATGCGTAAAACGATTGAAGAAGTTGAAACCAATATGGCTTACCGTTGGTTCTTAGGCTATGGTTTCCATGAAAAAGTACCTCATTTCTCTACATTTGGGAAAAATTATGAACGACGCTTTAAAGATACAGACCTGTTTGAACAGATTTTCTATCGCATTTTAATGACAGCTGCTAATAAAAAGTTAATAAGTGCTGAACACGTTTTCGTGGATTCCACACATGTGAAGGCCAGTGCGAATAAACGGAATTTTGAAAAGAAAATCGTTCGTAAAGAAACACGAGCGTATCAAGGACGTCTTCAAGAAGAAATCAATCAAGATCGTGAAAACCATGGAAAAAAGCCTTTTCCACCAGATAAATTTGATAAAGAAGAGACCAAAGAGATTAAAGAAAGTACAACGGATTCTGAGAGTGGCTACTATGTGAAAGATGAACGAACAAAACAGTTTGCCTATTCATTCCACGCGGCCGCAGACCGCAACGGTTTTGTATTGGGAACGATTGTAACACCTGGAAATATACATGACAGCCAGATCTTAGAGCCACTAGTTGAACAAGTGATTGAGAAAGTTGGAAAACCGGAAGCCGTTGCCGCAGATGCAGCTTATAAAACACCAGCGGTTACAAGCTACCTATTTAACAAAGAAATCATACCGGCTTTACCTTATACACGTCCTCGCACTAAAGAAGGATTTTTCCGCAAACAGGACTATGTATACGATGAACATTTTGATTGTTACCTTTGCCCTTCGGGCGAGCTATTAAAGTACTCAACAACAAATAAAGAGGGCTATCGCGAGTATAAATCCCCCAAACACATCTGTGCAACGTGCTCATTTTTATCTCGGTGTACAGAAAGCAAAGACTGTCAAAAAGTGGTGACACGGCATATCTGGCAAACACATGTGGAAGAAGCAGATCATCTGCGTCATCATCAAGATGTAAAACCTATATATGCGAAGCGTAAAGAAACGATTGAGCGTGTATTCGCAGATGCAAAAGAAAAGCATGGTATGCGTTGGACTACTTTAAGGGGACTTAAAAAATTGTCGATGCAGGCGATGCTTACTTTCGCTGCCATTAATTTAAAGAAGATGGCCAATTGGACATGGCGAGGTCCAAAAATGGCATAA
- a CDS encoding undecaprenyl-diphosphate phosphatase has protein sequence MNEFQAFILGIIQGLTEFLPISSTGHLYLGRHIFHLDDAGIFLDTMLHIGTLLALLVVYKNDIIAILKKPFSKMTLLLIAGTIPAVIAGILLGDWFDGLSKTGVTIGWEFLATGLILWVADGVRKGGKSLNEISIKDALIIGTFQAAAIMPALSRSGLTIAAGLFCRLDRATAAYFSFLLSIPAITGGIVFQMKPIFTGEVERLPLTALFVGTLAAAIFGYIAVVWMIDFLKKRSLKIFSIYVWALGAIILFMQFTGEF, from the coding sequence CTGAACGAATTTCAAGCCTTCATCCTTGGGATCATTCAAGGCTTGACTGAGTTTTTACCTATTTCAAGCACTGGGCATTTATATTTAGGACGGCATATCTTCCATCTTGACGACGCCGGCATTTTTCTGGATACCATGCTCCATATCGGTACCTTGCTAGCGTTATTGGTCGTCTATAAGAATGACATTATTGCCATTTTGAAAAAACCTTTCTCTAAAATGACCCTACTTCTCATTGCCGGGACAATCCCTGCAGTGATTGCCGGCATTTTACTCGGGGATTGGTTCGATGGCCTTTCAAAAACAGGCGTGACCATAGGCTGGGAATTTTTAGCGACCGGACTGATTTTATGGGTAGCGGACGGAGTAAGAAAAGGCGGTAAATCCCTTAATGAAATTTCGATTAAAGATGCCTTGATCATCGGTACCTTTCAAGCTGCTGCCATCATGCCTGCCCTTTCGCGTTCCGGCCTGACGATAGCCGCTGGCCTATTCTGCCGGCTGGATAGGGCCACTGCAGCCTATTTTTCCTTTTTGCTATCAATTCCTGCCATTACCGGGGGCATTGTATTTCAGATGAAACCGATTTTTACAGGAGAAGTTGAACGGCTGCCACTCACTGCACTTTTCGTCGGAACCCTTGCAGCAGCAATCTTTGGTTATATAGCCGTAGTATGGATGATCGATTTCTTAAAAAAGCGATCACTGAAAATATTCTCCATTTATGTATGGGCCCTAGGCGCGATCATTTTATTCATGCAATTCACAGGTGAATTTTAA
- a CDS encoding GNAT family N-acetyltransferase — protein sequence MLKKRDFTDCFSLYEQMTHPDVFPFVRQKVDSYEEYVFITKQTIEAEDAGQLISRTILDEWENPIGCISLYDIENGAGFLGTWLGKPYHGKGYNAIAKDAFFKELFFELGLETVFMRIRKKNIRSIKAAEKLPYAVNANETRKSLYDQINHEGDIYDLYEIPKDLYTFHILRQHDDDEQQLLEA from the coding sequence ATGTTAAAAAAGAGAGATTTCACAGATTGTTTTTCTCTTTATGAACAAATGACGCATCCAGATGTCTTCCCTTTCGTGCGCCAAAAGGTAGATTCATATGAAGAATATGTTTTCATTACTAAGCAAACGATCGAAGCCGAAGATGCTGGGCAACTCATATCACGAACAATCTTGGATGAATGGGAAAATCCCATCGGTTGTATTTCTTTATACGATATTGAAAATGGTGCAGGTTTCTTAGGCACATGGCTTGGCAAGCCTTATCATGGAAAAGGGTATAATGCCATCGCAAAAGACGCTTTCTTTAAAGAGCTTTTTTTCGAGCTCGGTTTGGAAACGGTATTCATGCGTATCCGCAAAAAAAATATCCGCTCTATAAAAGCCGCAGAAAAGCTTCCCTATGCCGTCAATGCCAACGAAACAAGAAAATCCCTTTATGATCAAATCAATCATGAAGGAGATATCTACGATTTGTATGAAATCCCTAAAGATTTATACACGTTTCATATCCTTAGACAGCATGATGATGACGAACAACAGTTACTTGAAGCATAG
- a CDS encoding LrgB family protein — protein sequence MTELITTYSILITILAYFIGRKIYAKHPSPFTTPVFFSTITIILVLLISGLDFEDYSPGKDIITYFLGPATVALAVPLYKNRKIIVKYAMPAISGMVFGLLVTLFIAFAIAKAFSLPQIILQGLAVKSITVPIAVEITELYGGNSNISAAFVILTGVLGTMIAPKMMDKLNITMPFARGIAYGTIAHGLGTAQAAQESEFTGAVAGAAMAIAGILISCFFPFISNFL from the coding sequence ATGACAGAGCTCATCACAACTTATAGCATCTTGATAACCATCCTTGCCTATTTCATTGGAAGGAAAATATATGCTAAACATCCATCGCCTTTTACGACACCCGTATTTTTCAGTACGATTACAATTATTCTCGTACTGCTGATCAGCGGTTTGGACTTCGAAGATTATTCACCAGGAAAGGACATCATCACCTACTTCCTGGGACCGGCTACCGTTGCTTTGGCCGTACCTCTTTATAAAAATAGAAAAATAATCGTTAAATATGCAATGCCGGCAATTAGCGGCATGGTTTTTGGTCTTCTGGTCACATTGTTCATTGCCTTTGCCATCGCTAAAGCATTTTCACTTCCGCAAATCATACTCCAAGGATTGGCGGTTAAATCCATTACAGTGCCCATCGCTGTTGAAATCACCGAACTTTATGGCGGAAATTCCAATATATCAGCAGCCTTCGTCATTTTGACTGGGGTACTGGGTACGATGATCGCTCCAAAAATGATGGATAAACTAAACATTACGATGCCCTTCGCACGCGGTATCGCTTATGGTACGATCGCCCATGGTCTCGGAACGGCTCAAGCTGCCCAGGAAAGTGAGTTTACCGGGGCTGTCGCAGGTGCGGCAATGGCTATCGCAGGTATCCTTATTTCCTGTTTCTTTCCTTTTATAAGTAATTTCCTATAA
- a CDS encoding SDR family oxidoreductase: MDDKVAFITGGATGIGKRMALSLADNGMSIIITYRKSKKAALALVDELQDRYHVKALAIQGDSSSEEDCLNILQKISESFGHVDIFIHNAGPYMHDRKPMTEYGSDEWKYIMDGNLNGFFYFAKELIPQMRSRNWGRVITLGFERCETAPGWIYRSVFAAAKSGLTSLTRTLAAEEAAHGITVNMVCPGDIVGDWKEEEIKVAREEKDDTVPVGRPGTGEDIARVITFLCDEKSDFITGSIIPVTGGKDVLGKIYKA; the protein is encoded by the coding sequence GTGGATGACAAAGTAGCTTTTATTACTGGTGGAGCAACGGGAATCGGCAAAAGGATGGCACTTTCACTCGCGGATAATGGAATGTCCATTATCATTACTTATCGAAAAAGTAAAAAGGCAGCTTTAGCATTAGTGGATGAATTACAGGATAGGTACCATGTTAAGGCACTTGCGATTCAAGGTGACTCGTCGAGTGAGGAGGATTGCCTGAATATTTTACAAAAGATTTCGGAGTCATTTGGCCATGTTGATATTTTCATTCATAATGCAGGGCCATATATGCATGATCGTAAGCCCATGACTGAATATGGCAGTGATGAATGGAAATACATCATGGATGGAAATTTAAATGGTTTTTTCTATTTTGCGAAAGAGCTTATTCCACAAATGCGCAGTAGAAACTGGGGTAGAGTCATTACGTTGGGATTTGAACGGTGTGAAACTGCACCAGGTTGGATCTATCGTTCTGTATTTGCTGCTGCCAAGAGCGGCTTGACCTCCTTGACAAGAACTTTAGCTGCCGAAGAAGCTGCACATGGCATCACCGTGAATATGGTTTGTCCCGGTGATATCGTAGGTGACTGGAAAGAGGAGGAAATAAAGGTCGCGAGAGAAGAAAAGGATGATACGGTTCCAGTCGGCAGACCGGGAACAGGGGAAGATATAGCGAGGGTCATCACGTTCCTTTGTGATGAAAAATCAGATTTCATTACCGGCAGCATCATACCGGTAACAGGCGGTAAGGATGTTCTTGGGAAAATATATAAAGCCTAG
- a CDS encoding Hsp20/alpha crystallin family protein → MFPWNSLFSFKNNSNQNEFMKNMQQSDVQSFIEKVFSQVIPDNMQGMMNQKNDGGSQVNARSELPLHAEVFDTHLYVFVRIPIEDESWLKKMKLYHTSNQSIIEGIPEESDRHVITLPALVKKKGASAQYKESTLEIRLQKSFNTQYSEIDVSEI, encoded by the coding sequence ATGTTTCCCTGGAATTCACTTTTTTCTTTTAAGAATAACTCGAACCAGAATGAATTCATGAAAAATATGCAGCAAAGTGATGTACAATCGTTCATCGAAAAAGTATTTTCACAAGTCATCCCTGACAATATGCAAGGTATGATGAACCAAAAAAATGATGGCGGCTCACAAGTAAATGCCAGATCTGAACTTCCTTTACATGCAGAAGTATTTGATACCCACTTATATGTCTTTGTAAGAATTCCCATAGAAGATGAATCTTGGTTAAAAAAAATGAAACTTTACCATACATCTAACCAATCCATCATCGAGGGGATTCCTGAAGAGTCAGATCGGCATGTCATTACACTCCCCGCACTTGTTAAGAAAAAAGGGGCATCGGCCCAATATAAAGAATCAACATTGGAAATACGTCTTCAGAAAAGTTTCAATACCCAGTATTCAGAAATCGATGTATCCGAGATATAA
- a CDS encoding undecaprenyldiphospho-muramoylpentapeptide beta-N-acetylglucosaminyltransferase, whose amino-acid sequence MEILTKKIVFTGGGSAGHVSVNAAIIPEFLKHDWDVTYIGSKKGIEKNIIETEFPEVRYETISVGKFRRYLSVENMKDPFRVIKGIFDARKILKKTKPDFIFSKGGFVSVPVVLAGRMLRIPIAIHESDYTPGLANKIAMPLASKIFTTFQETEKDLPKEKAMYLGAVLRDGIFTGNASAGKTFCGFTNNKPVLLVMGGSLGAVKINNLITDNLDALLKDYQIIHICGKGNVKTELKQRGYAPFEFVHEELFDLLAAADVVVSRAGSNSIFEFLALQKPMLLIPLSANASRGDQILNASSFEKQGFCKVIEEEELNDRIFNATLADLVKQSDEYQEKMRQKRPFKTAAEMYELLLKVMGAKK is encoded by the coding sequence GTGGAAATATTGACTAAGAAAATAGTATTTACCGGAGGCGGTTCTGCCGGTCATGTATCTGTTAATGCAGCAATCATCCCGGAATTTTTAAAGCATGATTGGGATGTTACTTATATTGGATCAAAAAAAGGCATTGAAAAAAATATCATCGAAACGGAATTTCCCGAGGTCCGTTATGAAACGATTTCCGTTGGAAAATTCCGGCGTTATCTATCTGTTGAAAATATGAAAGATCCTTTCCGGGTCATAAAAGGGATTTTTGATGCACGAAAAATATTAAAAAAGACCAAGCCGGATTTCATTTTTTCTAAAGGTGGATTCGTTTCGGTTCCAGTCGTTTTGGCAGGCAGGATGCTAAGAATACCGATCGCGATACATGAATCGGATTATACGCCTGGTCTGGCTAATAAGATTGCCATGCCGCTTGCATCTAAAATCTTCACTACTTTCCAGGAAACGGAAAAGGATCTTCCTAAAGAGAAGGCCATGTATCTTGGCGCTGTATTGCGCGATGGGATTTTTACTGGAAACGCTTCTGCTGGAAAGACATTTTGTGGATTCACGAATAACAAACCGGTATTGCTCGTTATGGGAGGAAGCCTTGGGGCCGTTAAAATCAATAATCTGATTACAGATAACCTTGATGCCTTATTAAAGGATTATCAGATTATTCACATTTGCGGGAAGGGAAATGTGAAAACGGAATTGAAACAAAGGGGATATGCTCCTTTTGAGTTCGTACATGAAGAATTGTTCGATCTTTTGGCGGCTGCTGACGTCGTTGTGTCAAGGGCAGGTTCAAATTCAATTTTTGAATTCCTTGCTTTGCAAAAGCCGATGTTGCTTATCCCTCTAAGTGCCAATGCATCCCGTGGAGATCAAATCCTGAATGCGTCAAGCTTTGAAAAACAGGGTTTTTGTAAAGTCATCGAAGAAGAAGAGCTAAATGACCGGATTTTTAATGCTACATTAGCGGATTTAGTGAAACAATCAGATGAATATCAGGAGAAAATGCGTCAAAAGCGCCCATTCAAAACGGCAGCTGAAATGTATGAATTACTACTTAAAGTAATGGGTGCAAAAAAATAA
- a CDS encoding mechanosensitive ion channel family protein, with protein MQEVSESLDQFDGIEAWTELGISIGIFLIFLLLRKVFTTYIFKFFLRIAEKRKVEFAANLMLAIEQPVRLLIVLIGVIISMHYFPIDSPSIEFRSKIYRSFFVFLFFWTIFNISSSFTILFPKLVSKFGLEVDQIVMPFFTKIIKLIIIAFGASIIAEEWGFNVDGFVAGLGLGGLAFALAAKDTVSNFFGGIVIVTEKPFTIGDWVKTPSVEGTIEDITFRSTKVRTFAQALVTVPNATLSNEPIINWSKMGKRQIAFHLGVNVTTPKEKLENVIRKIEKMLIDHPEVHPETILVKFDEFSHSGFNLYLYFFTKATDFGGYLSIKEDVNFKIMEILDQEDVQIAIPSQAFILQKDSNFEAMNDFESMRD; from the coding sequence TTGCAAGAAGTTTCTGAATCACTCGATCAATTTGATGGAATCGAAGCCTGGACCGAATTAGGAATTTCCATTGGCATTTTTCTAATTTTCCTTTTGCTTCGAAAAGTATTTACTACATATATATTCAAGTTCTTTCTACGAATTGCAGAAAAACGCAAAGTAGAATTTGCCGCCAACTTAATGCTCGCTATTGAACAACCGGTAAGATTGCTTATCGTTTTGATTGGTGTCATTATATCCATGCACTATTTTCCGATCGACTCACCTTCGATTGAATTCAGATCGAAAATATATAGATCGTTTTTTGTTTTCTTATTCTTTTGGACGATTTTTAATATCAGTTCGAGCTTTACTATATTATTTCCGAAATTGGTAAGTAAATTCGGACTTGAAGTCGATCAAATCGTCATGCCGTTCTTTACGAAAATCATAAAATTAATCATCATTGCTTTTGGTGCCTCCATCATTGCGGAAGAATGGGGATTTAATGTCGATGGATTTGTTGCGGGGCTTGGTTTGGGTGGTTTGGCTTTCGCTCTTGCCGCTAAAGATACCGTCAGCAATTTCTTTGGGGGTATCGTCATCGTTACCGAAAAACCTTTTACCATAGGAGATTGGGTCAAAACTCCAAGTGTGGAGGGAACTATCGAAGACATCACATTCCGAAGCACCAAAGTCCGGACTTTTGCCCAAGCTTTAGTTACAGTCCCAAATGCGACCCTTTCGAATGAACCGATCATCAACTGGTCCAAGATGGGCAAAAGACAGATTGCCTTTCATTTGGGCGTGAATGTCACGACACCGAAAGAAAAATTGGAAAATGTCATTAGGAAAATTGAAAAAATGCTCATTGATCATCCTGAAGTGCATCCTGAAACGATTTTGGTTAAATTTGATGAGTTCAGTCATTCCGGTTTCAACCTTTACCTTTATTTCTTCACGAAAGCGACGGACTTTGGGGGATATTTATCAATAAAAGAAGATGTGAACTTTAAAATAATGGAGATATTGGACCAGGAAGATGTACAAATTGCCATTCCTTCACAGGCATTCATTCTTCAAAAAGACTCAAATTTTGAAGCCATGAATGATTTTGAATCCATGCGCGACTGA
- a CDS encoding MATE family efflux transporter gives MNQTYTKSQKIRLLFYILIPILITQISMYAMTFFDVMMSGQYSTQDVAGVSIGSSLWTPVYTGLSGILIALTPVVSQLVGSRKSKSVSYSVMQAIYLAVTLALIILVIGAFSLNPVLSAMDLEDGVHMVAHDYLIALSLGILPLFVYNALRAFIDALGQTRISMIITLCALPVNVLFNYLLIYGKFGFPELGGVGSGYATAITYWLIALVAIIVVIKINPFSTYEVFSEFFRVSWKEWKALLLIGVPIGLAIFFETSIFSAVTLLMSKYDTVTIASHQIAMNFASLLYMIPLSISMALTIVIGFEIGAARYKDAKEYSWIGISMALTMSLVLSTILFLFREPVAALYTKDHEVMMLTSHFLIYAIFFQISDALQAPIQGILRGYKDVNVTFAMSLVSYWILGLPIGYIFAKYTDMGAFGYWIGLISGLALGAIGLAARLRFIQQVKYKKMT, from the coding sequence ATGAACCAGACTTATACTAAATCACAAAAGATCCGCTTGTTATTTTATATATTGATACCTATCCTGATCACCCAAATCAGCATGTATGCCATGACTTTTTTTGATGTGATGATGTCGGGACAATACAGCACCCAGGACGTTGCTGGCGTCTCCATCGGCAGTTCGCTATGGACACCAGTGTACACGGGGCTGAGCGGGATATTGATTGCCTTGACGCCAGTGGTTTCACAGCTGGTAGGTTCAAGGAAGTCTAAATCCGTTTCCTATTCCGTGATGCAGGCCATTTATTTAGCAGTAACTTTAGCCTTGATCATTTTAGTCATTGGGGCGTTTTCTTTGAACCCCGTATTGAGTGCCATGGACCTTGAAGATGGTGTTCACATGGTGGCCCATGATTACTTGATCGCCCTTTCACTCGGTATCCTTCCTTTATTCGTTTATAATGCGTTGAGAGCTTTCATCGATGCTCTGGGACAGACTAGGATTTCCATGATTATCACCCTATGTGCACTCCCGGTAAATGTCCTTTTTAATTACCTGTTAATATACGGGAAGTTTGGATTCCCTGAACTTGGCGGGGTGGGTTCCGGTTACGCCACTGCCATTACGTATTGGTTAATTGCCCTTGTGGCCATCATTGTTGTAATAAAAATCAACCCATTTTCGACATATGAGGTTTTCAGTGAATTTTTCCGGGTTTCCTGGAAAGAATGGAAGGCCTTATTATTGATCGGGGTACCCATCGGACTGGCAATCTTTTTTGAAACCAGCATTTTCTCGGCCGTCACCCTTTTAATGAGTAAGTATGATACCGTGACAATTGCATCGCATCAGATTGCCATGAATTTTGCGTCACTGCTTTATATGATCCCGCTAAGTATTTCCATGGCATTGACGATCGTCATTGGATTTGAAATAGGAGCAGCCCGTTATAAAGACGCCAAAGAGTATAGCTGGATTGGCATTTCGATGGCATTGACGATGTCGCTCGTTTTGTCTACCATCCTATTCCTCTTCCGCGAACCTGTGGCCGCTTTATACACCAAAGACCATGAGGTAATGATGCTGACATCACATTTCTTGATATATGCCATCTTCTTTCAGATATCGGATGCCCTGCAGGCACCTATTCAGGGTATTTTGCGTGGATATAAAGATGTAAATGTCACATTTGCGATGTCACTTGTCTCCTACTGGATTCTCGGGCTTCCCATTGGCTATATCTTTGCAAAGTATACGGATATGGGAGCCTTTGGGTACTGGATCGGCTTAATTTCCGGCTTGGCTCTCGGAGCTATAGGCTTGGCGGCTCGCTTACGGTTCATACAGCAAGTAAAATATAAAAAAATGACGTAA
- a CDS encoding beta-class carbonic anhydrase: MSLLNEILDFNEQFVEKGEYVKYRTDKFPEKRMVIISCMDTRLVELLPKSLNVKNGDVKILKTAGAIVSHPFGSVMRSILVAVYELKADEVLVIPHHDCGMASVDADSVVGKMLERDIPQSTIDTLGASGIDIRSWLRGFDDVYESCKKSVEVIKGHPLIPKNIPVHGLIISPDTGKLELVVDGYAEGQK, translated from the coding sequence ATGAGTTTACTTAATGAGATTCTTGATTTTAATGAACAGTTTGTAGAAAAAGGCGAATATGTCAAGTATAGAACGGATAAGTTCCCTGAGAAACGTATGGTCATCATAAGCTGTATGGACACACGACTCGTTGAACTATTGCCAAAATCCTTGAATGTCAAAAATGGCGATGTCAAAATCCTGAAGACTGCCGGGGCAATCGTCTCCCATCCTTTCGGAAGTGTCATGCGGAGTATCCTTGTTGCCGTTTATGAGCTAAAGGCAGATGAAGTATTGGTCATTCCTCACCATGATTGCGGGATGGCATCAGTGGATGCTGATTCTGTAGTAGGGAAGATGCTCGAACGTGATATTCCACAGAGCACCATCGATACCCTTGGAGCTTCAGGAATAGATATTCGCAGTTGGCTTCGCGGATTTGATGATGTTTATGAAAGTTGTAAGAAAAGTGTGGAAGTGATTAAAGGACACCCTTTGATTCCTAAAAATATTCCTGTTCATGGTCTTATCATTTCACCTGATACAGGGAAGCTGGAATTGGTAGTCGATGGGTATGCGGAAGGACAAAAATAA
- a CDS encoding DUF4870 domain-containing protein, giving the protein MPTKDERVFAALIYVISFFTAFIGPLVIWLLKKDSSQFVDYHGREYLNFFISYTVYSIVAGILTIVLVGFLLLPVIGIALVVFTIIAAIRAYEGTDYRFPLIFRIL; this is encoded by the coding sequence ATGCCTACTAAAGATGAAAGAGTGTTTGCTGCCCTTATTTATGTGATCAGCTTTTTTACAGCATTTATCGGTCCTTTAGTGATTTGGTTATTGAAGAAGGACTCGTCACAATTTGTGGATTATCACGGAAGGGAATACCTGAATTTTTTCATTTCCTACACCGTATATTCAATAGTTGCAGGGATACTCACTATAGTATTGGTTGGATTCTTGCTATTGCCGGTTATCGGGATAGCTTTAGTCGTATTCACCATCATCGCTGCCATTAGGGCTTATGAAGGAACGGATTATAGGTTCCCGTTGATTTTCAGGATTTTATAG
- a CDS encoding CidA/LrgA family protein, translated as MKKTFAFIVQLIFLLIICKLGYYLANLLHLPIPGNVIGMILLFGLLQTKVIKVEWIELTSGFLVKHLAFFFIPISISLMTMGWLFIEFGLPLALTLGVSLVFGFIVSAWTVQKLSHREEVKQHDRAHHNL; from the coding sequence ATGAAAAAAACATTTGCTTTTATCGTGCAGCTCATCTTCCTGCTCATCATTTGCAAGCTCGGCTATTATTTAGCCAATTTACTACATTTACCGATACCAGGCAACGTCATCGGCATGATTCTATTATTCGGTTTATTACAGACGAAGGTAATAAAAGTAGAATGGATTGAACTTACTTCAGGATTTTTGGTAAAGCACTTAGCCTTTTTCTTCATTCCCATTTCAATCAGTTTAATGACCATGGGATGGCTTTTCATTGAATTCGGTTTACCATTGGCACTGACATTGGGAGTCAGCCTGGTTTTTGGATTTATCGTTTCGGCTTGGACCGTCCAGAAGCTATCCCATAGAGAAGAGGTTAAGCAGCATGACAGAGCTCATCACAACTTATAG